A stretch of the Porifericola rhodea genome encodes the following:
- a CDS encoding ABC transporter permease produces the protein MFKNYLTSSFRNLLRNKFNTFINIVGLSLSLACCISIYAFVKHEYSFDAFHKNAERIYRVVEHHQSIDGMIYSGYLPFPVADALRQEFDDIEMVTQVFNDLNVVVKVPIQDGMEQKYEEGELAYVDEYFLQTFDYPLLAGNRRKLFTRPEEVVLTQKLADKYYGLKEGDDYNQLIGKTIVVDNDSYQISGVLEDIARNTNITFKLLLSYKAFETKFPAWSSNWYNTNSGSYAFVTLKEGQKASSLKSRFTAFVDKYFNEETASRRSYHLQPLTDVHTNELYGGTVYATPAILIIAFVSMGIIILSTACINFINLATAQSIKRAKEIGIRKALGGLKSQLITQYMTETLCITIVSAIIGLGLAHEFTHVFNHYLSSIIDFGLSIDFSVFYFLVPLILAVSLLAGFYPAYSLSSYQPVQALKQNISTKNTGFYGKFSLRKSLVVVQFFISQLLIIGTLVVAMQMKFINETDLGFQKENIYITYIPESNSKKAETFRHMIEQQTLVEQVSLTTGPPLSTGRSWTDIYNPAQGNEDNKHGIEVKHIDENYLETFEIKLLAGRNLNENDRVEITDSTASYSILLNLKAVKMLGFNSAEEAINQKVFSSELPSTIVGVVDNFVNESLQQDIHPCQLLYTNHRFNIAAIKLNQSQEMAKLGFIQEAWEEQYPDHFFTIQNMQEYFEEGALYVIEDVMYQAFKIFSFLSIMIGCLGLYGLVSYLALQREKEIGIRKTLGGSVRHIVYLFSKEFSSLVIIAFIVAAPLSYFAMQSWLHTFHNRIELSPWIFLLALLVSLTIASLTVGYKSVKAALQNPSQSLKSE, from the coding sequence ATGTTTAAAAACTACCTGACTAGCTCTTTCAGAAATCTACTTAGAAATAAGTTCAATACCTTCATAAATATTGTTGGGCTTTCTTTAAGCCTGGCTTGTTGTATCTCAATCTACGCTTTTGTAAAACACGAATACAGCTTTGATGCCTTCCACAAGAATGCTGAGCGAATTTACAGAGTGGTAGAGCATCATCAGAGTATAGATGGTATGATTTATAGTGGATACCTACCCTTCCCAGTTGCTGATGCTCTTCGGCAGGAATTTGACGATATAGAAATGGTAACCCAGGTTTTTAATGATTTAAATGTAGTGGTTAAAGTTCCTATACAGGATGGTATGGAGCAAAAGTATGAAGAGGGAGAGCTTGCATATGTGGATGAGTACTTTTTACAAACTTTTGATTATCCCCTATTAGCAGGAAACAGAAGGAAGTTATTTACAAGGCCTGAAGAAGTAGTATTGACTCAGAAACTCGCAGATAAGTACTATGGACTCAAGGAAGGCGATGATTACAATCAACTAATTGGAAAAACAATAGTGGTAGACAATGATTCCTATCAGATTAGTGGAGTTTTAGAAGATATCGCTCGCAATACCAACATTACTTTCAAGTTACTACTTAGCTATAAAGCTTTTGAAACAAAATTTCCAGCTTGGTCTTCCAACTGGTACAATACCAATTCAGGCAGCTATGCATTTGTTACACTCAAAGAGGGGCAGAAGGCATCTTCGCTAAAGTCAAGATTTACTGCCTTTGTAGATAAATACTTTAATGAGGAGACTGCCAGCCGTAGATCTTACCACTTACAGCCTTTAACAGACGTACATACCAACGAACTATACGGTGGTACTGTTTACGCTACTCCTGCCATACTGATTATTGCATTTGTTAGTATGGGTATCATAATTCTATCTACTGCCTGTATCAATTTTATTAATCTTGCTACTGCGCAATCTATAAAAAGGGCTAAAGAAATAGGAATACGTAAAGCTTTAGGAGGGCTCAAAAGTCAGCTCATAACTCAATACATGACGGAAACCCTTTGTATTACCATTGTATCAGCAATCATTGGATTAGGCTTAGCTCATGAGTTCACTCACGTTTTTAATCACTACTTATCTAGTATTATAGATTTTGGTCTAAGCATTGATTTTTCAGTGTTCTACTTTCTTGTACCTCTTATTTTAGCGGTAAGCTTACTAGCGGGATTCTATCCTGCTTATTCGCTTAGTAGTTATCAACCAGTACAGGCGCTTAAGCAAAATATTTCAACTAAAAATACCGGGTTCTATGGTAAATTTTCTCTCAGGAAGTCATTGGTAGTTGTTCAATTTTTTATTTCTCAGTTGCTTATCATTGGCACGCTGGTAGTAGCCATGCAGATGAAGTTTATTAACGAAACAGACCTCGGCTTCCAAAAAGAAAACATATATATTACTTATATCCCTGAAAGCAACTCTAAAAAAGCCGAAACTTTCCGGCATATGATAGAACAGCAAACTCTCGTAGAACAGGTATCCCTGACTACCGGCCCACCATTATCTACTGGCAGAAGCTGGACTGATATATACAATCCAGCACAAGGAAACGAAGATAATAAGCATGGGATAGAGGTTAAGCATATTGATGAAAATTATCTGGAAACCTTTGAAATAAAGCTTCTGGCAGGAAGAAATCTGAATGAAAATGATAGAGTTGAAATTACTGATTCTACGGCTTCATATAGTATTCTTCTGAACCTTAAAGCTGTAAAAATGCTTGGCTTCAATTCTGCTGAAGAAGCTATTAACCAAAAAGTATTTAGCAGCGAATTACCATCTACAATTGTTGGAGTTGTAGATAATTTCGTGAATGAAAGCCTCCAGCAAGACATACACCCCTGCCAGCTTTTATATACCAACCATAGATTTAATATCGCTGCTATTAAACTTAATCAATCTCAAGAAATGGCTAAACTAGGGTTTATTCAAGAGGCATGGGAAGAACAGTACCCTGATCATTTTTTTACCATTCAAAATATGCAGGAGTATTTTGAAGAGGGTGCATTATATGTAATAGAAGATGTTATGTACCAGGCTTTTAAGATTTTCTCCTTCCTATCTATAATGATCGGCTGCCTGGGCTTGTATGGTCTTGTTTCTTACCTGGCATTACAGAGAGAGAAGGAAATAGGTATTAGAAAAACTTTAGGTGGAAGCGTAAGACATATTGTCTATCTTTTCTCCAAAGAGTTTAGCTCCCTTGTGATTATTGCTTTTATAGTTGCTGCACCTTTATCATACTTTGCGATGCAAAGCTGGCTTCATACTTTTCATAACCGAATTGAGCTTAGCCCATGGATATTTTTACTGGCTTTATTGGTTTCTTTAACTATTGCCAGCCTTACGGTAGGTTACAAATCGGTAAAAGCAGCTTTGCAAAACCCTTCACAAAGTTTAAAAAGTGAGTAA
- a CDS encoding FtsX-like permease family protein, whose protein sequence is MFFNFVKVAFRHLKKNRLVSFINIGGLALGIVACLLIAHYVKIESSYDSFYKEADQIYRIAWINENPQTRTPHPMAQALVTDFPEVTAAVSLTPIWGPGLTKRSFSIRNPDNNSRFDEKRILAVDSTFFDVFGYSVIAGDGRSALNEPGGLVLTETTSKKYFGNENPIGKRLIFNEGDALEVKAVVKDIPYESHFHFDILVSYLTLKAGNEEDPYFSWSDFGHYNYIKLHGQASALELEDKIPEWIVKGKFINASEEELQAVRNRLIGFDLQPIKDIHLNSHLRWELEPNGNISYVYLMCAAAIFILVIACVNFINLTTARSVERSREIGMRKTLGAMRKHLSLQFLAESLLISFIGLLLAIILVQFVLPYFNQASGLQLSIDEVLSPTSLSYLFLGVSLVGICSGLYPALLLSSFKPTQILRGQFRGTKQGNWLRKSLVVFQFSIAISLILGSIIIFDQLNYLSSKPLGFEQEQIIVIPIQNDNLRGQVETIKEEMLRLSDVLDVSACSNVPGTNYNQHTFWKPEDEPYSLDASECFVDYDFFETMGIELTHGRSFQKDHPTDIQNGFVINEAAAQALQLIEPEGKAMHWDSGSGIRRGNIIGVTKNFHYQSLHEPVRPIIFRLSDHSFNYMLVKTSSEDYPLMLSKLEGVWRDFDHQFDFQYYFLDEQIQAQYISEQRLSKLFSFFTLITAGIACFGLFGLTAYSMSQRTKEVGIRKVLGAGVLNILQLLSSDFMKLVGISIVISLPLGGIVMHYWLQNFAYRIELDWWMFAIAALFSILIALFTISYQSIVTATANPTKSLRSE, encoded by the coding sequence ATGTTCTTCAATTTTGTAAAAGTCGCCTTTCGCCACCTTAAGAAAAACAGATTAGTTTCATTTATTAATATTGGTGGCCTTGCTTTGGGCATAGTAGCCTGCCTTCTTATTGCCCATTATGTTAAAATAGAAAGTAGCTACGACAGCTTTTACAAAGAGGCAGATCAAATCTACCGTATTGCCTGGATAAACGAAAACCCGCAAACGCGTACACCTCACCCTATGGCTCAAGCCTTGGTTACTGATTTTCCTGAAGTTACTGCAGCCGTAAGCCTTACTCCTATTTGGGGACCCGGGCTAACCAAAAGAAGTTTTTCAATTAGAAATCCAGACAACAATTCCAGGTTTGATGAAAAAAGAATACTGGCCGTAGATAGTACCTTTTTTGATGTATTTGGTTATTCTGTAATTGCCGGAGATGGTCGTTCAGCTTTAAATGAACCTGGCGGACTAGTACTCACTGAGACTACTTCAAAAAAATATTTTGGTAATGAAAACCCCATTGGAAAGCGGCTAATTTTTAATGAAGGTGATGCCCTGGAGGTAAAAGCGGTAGTAAAAGATATTCCTTACGAGAGCCATTTTCATTTTGACATACTGGTCTCTTATCTGACACTTAAAGCTGGAAATGAAGAAGATCCGTATTTTAGCTGGAGCGACTTTGGGCACTACAACTACATTAAGCTACATGGGCAGGCAAGTGCTCTGGAGTTAGAAGACAAGATTCCTGAATGGATAGTAAAAGGTAAATTTATTAATGCAAGTGAAGAGGAACTACAAGCTGTAAGAAATAGACTGATAGGCTTTGATTTACAGCCTATTAAGGATATTCATTTAAATTCACACTTACGCTGGGAACTGGAGCCTAATGGCAATATTTCTTATGTATACCTCATGTGTGCTGCTGCTATTTTTATATTAGTGATAGCCTGTGTAAACTTTATCAATTTAACTACAGCTCGTTCGGTTGAGCGATCACGAGAAATAGGCATGCGCAAAACTTTAGGCGCTATGCGTAAGCATTTATCTTTACAGTTTTTGGCAGAGTCTTTACTAATTAGTTTTATCGGTTTATTACTGGCTATAATATTAGTGCAATTTGTATTACCCTATTTTAATCAGGCCAGCGGCTTACAGCTAAGCATAGATGAAGTTCTTTCTCCCACTTCTCTAAGTTATCTATTTCTGGGTGTAAGCCTGGTAGGTATATGTTCCGGGCTCTACCCTGCCCTCCTGCTCTCTTCTTTCAAACCTACTCAGATTCTTAGAGGCCAGTTTAGAGGGACTAAACAGGGTAACTGGCTAAGAAAAAGCCTGGTCGTATTTCAGTTTAGTATTGCTATTTCACTGATATTAGGTAGCATTATCATATTTGATCAGCTCAATTATTTATCCAGCAAACCACTGGGTTTTGAGCAGGAGCAGATAATTGTAATTCCAATACAGAACGATAATCTGAGAGGCCAGGTAGAAACAATAAAGGAAGAAATGCTAAGGCTGTCGGATGTGCTGGATGTCTCAGCATGTTCTAATGTTCCGGGAACTAACTATAACCAACATACTTTCTGGAAACCAGAAGACGAACCCTATTCATTAGATGCTTCTGAATGCTTTGTAGATTATGACTTTTTTGAAACTATGGGTATTGAACTGACTCACGGACGTTCCTTTCAAAAAGATCACCCAACTGATATTCAAAATGGCTTTGTAATCAATGAAGCTGCTGCACAGGCTTTACAACTTATTGAGCCTGAAGGTAAAGCAATGCACTGGGATTCTGGGTCTGGTATACGTAGGGGAAATATAATAGGAGTTACTAAAAACTTTCATTATCAGTCATTACATGAACCGGTGCGGCCTATCATTTTCAGGCTTTCAGATCATTCTTTTAATTATATGTTGGTGAAGACTTCATCTGAAGATTACCCGCTGATGCTAAGTAAACTAGAGGGTGTCTGGCGTGATTTTGACCACCAGTTTGACTTTCAGTACTACTTTCTTGATGAACAAATTCAGGCACAGTATATATCGGAACAAAGACTAAGTAAACTGTTTAGCTTTTTCACCCTGATTACTGCGGGAATAGCCTGCTTTGGCCTCTTTGGCCTTACTGCTTATAGTATGAGCCAGAGAACGAAAGAGGTGGGTATTAGAAAGGTACTCGGGGCGGGAGTATTAAATATTTTGCAACTGCTCAGCTCAGACTTTATGAAGCTGGTAGGGATCTCTATCGTAATCTCACTACCTCTTGGAGGCATAGTAATGCATTATTGGCTACAGAACTTCGCATACCGAATAGAATTGGATTGGTGGATGTTTGCTATTGCCGCATTATTCAGTATACTAATAGCCTTATTCACAATCAGTTATCAATCTATAGTTACTGCTACTGCTAATCCCACAAAATCATTAAGAAGCGAGTAA
- a CDS encoding Sec-independent protein translocase subunit TatA/TatB, whose amino-acid sequence MLTSLLFIGGLGGWEIMVILLVVLVFFGANKIPEIARGMGKGIREFKDATKEIKSEVEKGVSLDDKN is encoded by the coding sequence ATGTTGACATCATTATTATTTATCGGAGGTTTAGGAGGATGGGAAATCATGGTCATTCTCTTAGTAGTTCTTGTTTTTTTTGGAGCTAACAAGATCCCTGAAATAGCACGCGGTATGGGTAAAGGCATCCGTGAATTTAAAGACGCAACCAAAGAAATTAAAAGCGAAGTAGAAAAAGGTGTCTCTTTAGACGATAAAAACTAA
- a CDS encoding TIGR00730 family Rossman fold protein, with the protein MKSIAVFCASKIGEDSIYHKVASEVGRMLAEENIRLIYGGGKVGLMGAVADAALEAGGEVIGVIPYFLDKKEVGHQGLTELIRVESMHERKMKMSELSEGVITLAGGFGTLEELTEMLTWSQLALHHKPIGILNTNGYYDYMEKLFDHMCEEGFLAKETRKIAIFEREPEHLFNKMRSFVPEHLTQHLDRDKT; encoded by the coding sequence ATGAAAAGTATAGCAGTTTTTTGTGCTTCTAAAATTGGAGAAGACTCAATCTATCATAAGGTAGCTAGTGAAGTAGGACGCATGCTGGCAGAGGAAAATATAAGGCTGATATATGGTGGAGGTAAGGTAGGCCTCATGGGGGCTGTAGCCGATGCCGCATTAGAAGCTGGTGGTGAAGTTATTGGAGTTATACCGTATTTTTTAGATAAAAAAGAAGTTGGGCATCAGGGCTTGACTGAACTCATACGAGTAGAGTCTATGCATGAGCGTAAAATGAAAATGTCTGAACTATCTGAGGGAGTTATTACTCTAGCCGGTGGTTTTGGTACGCTTGAAGAGCTTACAGAGATGCTAACCTGGTCACAATTAGCGCTACACCACAAGCCGATTGGTATCTTAAACACAAATGGATATTATGATTATATGGAAAAACTGTTTGACCATATGTGCGAAGAAGGCTTTTTAGCAAAAGAAACCAGAAAAATCGCGATTTTTGAGCGAGAACCCGAGCATTTGTTCAATAAAATGCGCAGCTTTGTACCTGAACATCTGACACAGCATTTAGATCGTGATAAAACGTAA
- the ggt gene encoding gamma-glutamyltransferase: MTYRYFIILLTSIFLLFSCSPEIPKEAPKEIGLITDSAMVVSAHPLASQVGADILKKGGNAIDAAIATQFALAVVYPAAGNIGGGGFMVIRQQDGTTDAIDFREKAPLQAHRDMYLNDNKEVVENLSTKGHLAAGVPGSVDGMVKAYEKYGTLDWEDLLQPSIDLADQGFKLTEREANGLNRYQDKHIDANSITPEFLVKEGGWKAGDIIYMKDLARTLERIRDNGREGFYAGETAKLMVEEMQRGNGIISLDDLSAYQAKFRLPVTSDYDNYKIISMPPPSSGGVALVQLLQSVEDFALEGMGHNTVPTIHLMTEAERRVYADRATHLGDMDFYSVPLQELMQKNYNVARMQSFNPDKATNSRDISAGKPAIAESTETTHFSVVDPKGNAVSVTTTLNGGYGNKVVVAGAGFLLNNEMDDFSIKPGYPNMFGLIGGEANAIEAEKRMLSSMTPTIIEKDGQLFMVVGTPGGSTIITSVFQTILNVLEHDMGMQEAVSAARFHHQWRPDTIFVESNTLDSIQRQSLEAMGHTIVQRGNIGRVDAILVREDGKLEGGADPRGDDAAAGF, from the coding sequence ATGACATACAGATACTTTATCATCCTCCTAACCTCCATATTTTTACTTTTTTCCTGCTCACCAGAAATACCTAAAGAAGCCCCCAAAGAAATTGGCCTTATTACCGATAGTGCTATGGTAGTAAGTGCCCACCCCCTGGCCTCTCAGGTAGGTGCTGATATTTTAAAGAAAGGAGGAAATGCCATAGACGCAGCCATTGCTACTCAATTTGCCCTTGCCGTAGTTTACCCCGCGGCTGGTAATATAGGTGGTGGAGGATTTATGGTGATTCGTCAACAGGATGGAACAACGGATGCCATTGACTTTAGAGAAAAGGCCCCCCTGCAAGCACATAGAGATATGTATCTGAATGATAATAAAGAGGTAGTAGAAAATTTAAGTACCAAGGGCCATTTAGCTGCCGGAGTGCCAGGCTCTGTTGATGGTATGGTGAAAGCATATGAGAAATATGGTACACTGGACTGGGAAGATTTGCTTCAACCGTCGATAGACCTGGCAGATCAAGGTTTTAAACTTACCGAAAGAGAAGCTAATGGTTTAAACAGATATCAGGATAAACATATAGATGCCAATAGTATTACTCCTGAGTTTTTAGTAAAAGAAGGAGGTTGGAAAGCCGGAGATATTATTTACATGAAAGATCTGGCTCGCACTTTAGAACGAATTAGAGACAATGGTAGAGAAGGTTTTTATGCCGGAGAAACTGCCAAACTTATGGTAGAAGAGATGCAAAGAGGCAATGGAATTATCAGCCTTGATGATTTATCTGCTTATCAGGCAAAATTCCGCCTACCAGTAACATCTGATTACGACAACTACAAAATTATATCTATGCCCCCACCTTCCAGCGGTGGTGTTGCCTTGGTGCAGTTGTTACAAAGTGTGGAAGATTTTGCCTTGGAAGGAATGGGGCACAATACAGTCCCTACAATTCATCTGATGACTGAAGCCGAAAGACGTGTCTATGCCGACCGTGCCACACATCTTGGAGATATGGACTTTTACTCTGTTCCCCTGCAAGAATTAATGCAGAAGAATTACAACGTGGCTCGTATGCAATCATTTAACCCTGATAAAGCCACTAACTCTAGAGATATTTCTGCTGGTAAGCCAGCAATAGCAGAATCAACAGAAACAACTCATTTTTCAGTAGTAGACCCTAAGGGCAATGCGGTTTCAGTAACTACCACACTAAATGGAGGCTATGGTAATAAAGTGGTAGTAGCCGGTGCTGGCTTTCTATTAAATAATGAAATGGATGACTTCAGCATTAAACCCGGATACCCAAATATGTTTGGTCTTATTGGTGGAGAAGCCAACGCTATTGAAGCAGAAAAGCGTATGCTAAGTTCTATGACCCCCACCATTATTGAAAAAGATGGTCAACTTTTTATGGTGGTAGGTACTCCCGGAGGTTCAACTATTATCACTTCAGTTTTTCAGACTATACTTAATGTACTTGAGCACGATATGGGAATGCAGGAGGCGGTTAGTGCAGCTCGCTTTCATCATCAGTGGAGACCTGACACAATATTTGTAGAATCAAATACACTGGATAGCATACAAAGACAATCTTTAGAAGCGATGGGGCACACAATAGTACAAAGAGGTAATATAGGTCGTGTAGATGCCATTCTGGTTAGAGAAGATGGAAAACTTGAAGGTGGAGCCGACCCCAGAGGCGATGATGCCGCAGCCGGCTTTTAA
- a CDS encoding response regulator — MKKVKSILLVDDDETTNFINELMISDMGITDELLQANNGKEAIDLLEERIKLDKTLPDLILLDINMPVMDGFDFLDAYQHLQFHKKPSVIIVMLTTSLNPSDVERAKQAEITDYINKPLTEEKINSILKDHAK; from the coding sequence ATGAAGAAAGTTAAAAGTATTTTGTTGGTAGATGACGATGAGACTACCAATTTTATCAATGAACTTATGATATCTGATATGGGTATCACAGATGAATTGCTACAGGCCAACAATGGTAAAGAAGCAATTGATCTATTGGAAGAACGGATTAAGTTAGACAAAACATTACCAGATCTTATTCTACTGGATATTAATATGCCAGTAATGGACGGATTTGATTTTTTGGATGCTTATCAGCATTTACAGTTTCATAAAAAACCTTCAGTAATCATAGTAATGCTTACCACTTCCTTAAACCCTTCTGATGTAGAGCGTGCTAAACAGGCTGAAATAACAGATTACATTAACAAACCTCTGACCGAAGAAAAAATAAATTCTATACTAAAGGATCACGCGAAGTAG